Proteins found in one Siniperca chuatsi isolate FFG_IHB_CAS linkage group LG22, ASM2008510v1, whole genome shotgun sequence genomic segment:
- the LOC122870002 gene encoding hepatocyte growth factor activator isoform X1, whose amino-acid sequence MMAYIILLFLPCVLSARARTLVPGYETVISKEPYRESRKVLTTTGKECKFPFRQGGRIHHHCITILSSRPWCSLTHNFDRDRQFGLCAPEKTQPDVFVHTSRRITDPCQVNPCQNGGVCTLSPHRRSFVCSCPESFTGRLCEQKKCYETVHLRYYDTGESWGRIHLRNVEQCTCVAGEIKCERVRYTMCRSNPCQNDGTCRLITATGKEVCNCRRAYSGPYCSLEPETECYNSRDTGYRGVVGITVSGARCLPWNSDLLYDELHVGTVVASPLRGLGEHAYCRNPDGDKMPWCYTLNDGAISWEYCDVPSCVMSVWENLQGAKSKIFRRASSRRIVPLNVLPDIKKPNPSKPAKKPVCGQKHKKRLSIARGRIMGGNSALPGTHPWMAAIYIGQSDFCAGSLIASCWVVSAAHCFFRNPLKSQLRVVLGQHGFNVTGPNTRTFGVEDYIFPKQFSVFNPTLHDIVLIKLKKEDGRCVKRTPFISPICLPDTSMTFPDNYCCAISGWGHMHEKAKDYSSLQEAGVRLIPQDTCRKPEVYGNHVTADMFCAGLNGCVDACQGDSGGPLACARNDVSFLYGIISWGEGCGRSGKPGVYTKVVNYINWINSVIKRKPKAS is encoded by the exons ATGATGGCATACATTATATTACTTTTTCTACCTTGTGTTCTCAGTGCACGGGCG CGCACATTAGTCCCTGGGTATGAAACAGTCATCTCCAAAGAGCCATACAGGGAGAGCCGGAAAG TTCTTACTACGACGGGCAAAGAATGTAAATTCCCATTTCGTCAGGGTGGAAGGATTCATCATCACTGCATCACCATCCTATCCTCAAGACCATG GTGCTCCCTCACACATAATTTTGATCGGGACCGGCAGTTTGGCTTGTGTGCGCCGGAGAAAACTCAGCCGGATG tttttgtcCACACGTCACGCAGAATTACAGATCCATGTCAGGTGAATCCATGTCAGAACGGCGGCGTCTGCACGCTGAGCCCACACAGACGCTCGTTTGTGTGCTCCTGTCCTGAGAGCTTCACTGGGAGACTCTGTGAGCAGA AAAAGTGCTATGAAACCGTACACCTGCGCTATTATGACACTGGAGAGTCTTGGGGACGAATTCACCTCCGTAATGTGGAACAGTGCACATGTGTGGCAGGGGAAATCAAGTGTGAAAGAGTCCGCTACACAA TGTGCCGTTCAAACCCTTGTCAGAATGACGGAACGTGTCGACTGATCACAGCCACCGGCAAGGAAGTGTGCAACTGCAGACGTGCCTACAGCGGACCGTACTGTAGCTTGG AGCCGGAGACAGAGTGCTATAACAGCAGGGACACAGGTTACCGAGGGGTGGTGGGCATCACGGTGTCCGGCGCCCGGTGTCTGCCGTGGAACTCAGACCTGCTGTATGACGAGCTCCATGTGGGCACGGTGGTTGCTTCACCCCTCAGGGGCCTCGGGGAACATGCCTactgcag AAACCCAGATGGGGACAAGATGCCATGGTGCTACACACTAAATGACGGCGCCATCTCCTGGGAGTACTGTGACGTCCCCTCCtgtgtgatgtctgtgt GGGAGAATCTGCAAGGGGCAAAATCGAAAATATTCAGAAGAG CTTCTTCTCGGAGGATTGTCCCTTTGAATGTCCTGCCCGACATTAAAAAACCCAACCCCTCCAAGCCAGCCAAAAAGCCTGTGTGTGGGCAAAAGCACAAGAAGAGGTTATCAATAGCTAGGGGGCGGATAATGGGCGGAAACTCAGCACTGCCAGGTACTCACCCCTGGATGGCAGCCATTTACATCGGACAGTCAGACTTCTGCGCCGGCAGCCTGATCGCCTCTTGCTGGGTCGTCTCTGCGGCTCACTGCTTCTTCCGCAA CCCCCTGAAGTCCCAGCTTCGTGTGGTGCTCGGCCAGCATGGTTTCAACGTCACCGGCCCCAACACCAGGACATTCGGAGTGGAGGACTACATCTTTCCAAAACAGTTCTCAGTGTTTAATCCAACACTACATGACATTG TGCTGATCAAGCTGAAGAAGGAGGACGGGCGGTGTGTGAAGAGAACCCCGTTCATCAGTCCCATCTGTCTTCCAGACACAAGCATGACGTTCCCCGATAACTACTGCTGTGCTATTAGCGGCTGGGGACACATGCATGAGA AGGCAAAGGATTACTCTAGTCTGCAGGAGGCTGGAGTGAGACTGATTCCTCAAGACACTTGCAGGAAGCCAGAAGTTTATGGCAACCATGTCACTGCTGACATGTTTTGCGCGGGGCTCAACGGCTGTGTCGACGCCTGCCAG GGCGACTCTGGGGGCCCTCTGGCTTGTGCGAGGAATGATGTCAGCTTCCTGTATGGGATCATCAGCTGGGGAGAGGGCTGCGGCCGCTCTGGAAAACCCGGTGTTTACACTAAAGTGGTGAACTATATCAATTGGATCAATTCAGTGATCAAACGCAAACCCAAGGCTTCGTGA
- the LOC122870002 gene encoding hepatocyte growth factor activator isoform X2: MMAYIILLFLPCVLSARARTLVPGYETVISKEPYRESRKVLTTTGKECKFPFRQGGRIHHHCITILSSRPWCSLTHNFDRDRQFGLCAPEKTQPDVFVHTSRRITDPCQVNPCQNGGVCTLSPHRRSFVCSCPESFTGRLCEQKKCYETVHLRYYDTGESWGRIHLRNVEQCTCVAGEIKCERVRYTMCRSNPCQNDGTCRLITATGKEVCNCRRAYSGPYCSLEPETECYNSRDTGYRGVVGITVSGARCLPWNSDLLYDELHVGTVVASPLRGLGEHAYCRNPDGDKMPWCYTLNDGAISWEYCDVPSCVMSVSSSRRIVPLNVLPDIKKPNPSKPAKKPVCGQKHKKRLSIARGRIMGGNSALPGTHPWMAAIYIGQSDFCAGSLIASCWVVSAAHCFFRNPLKSQLRVVLGQHGFNVTGPNTRTFGVEDYIFPKQFSVFNPTLHDIVLIKLKKEDGRCVKRTPFISPICLPDTSMTFPDNYCCAISGWGHMHEKAKDYSSLQEAGVRLIPQDTCRKPEVYGNHVTADMFCAGLNGCVDACQGDSGGPLACARNDVSFLYGIISWGEGCGRSGKPGVYTKVVNYINWINSVIKRKPKAS, encoded by the exons ATGATGGCATACATTATATTACTTTTTCTACCTTGTGTTCTCAGTGCACGGGCG CGCACATTAGTCCCTGGGTATGAAACAGTCATCTCCAAAGAGCCATACAGGGAGAGCCGGAAAG TTCTTACTACGACGGGCAAAGAATGTAAATTCCCATTTCGTCAGGGTGGAAGGATTCATCATCACTGCATCACCATCCTATCCTCAAGACCATG GTGCTCCCTCACACATAATTTTGATCGGGACCGGCAGTTTGGCTTGTGTGCGCCGGAGAAAACTCAGCCGGATG tttttgtcCACACGTCACGCAGAATTACAGATCCATGTCAGGTGAATCCATGTCAGAACGGCGGCGTCTGCACGCTGAGCCCACACAGACGCTCGTTTGTGTGCTCCTGTCCTGAGAGCTTCACTGGGAGACTCTGTGAGCAGA AAAAGTGCTATGAAACCGTACACCTGCGCTATTATGACACTGGAGAGTCTTGGGGACGAATTCACCTCCGTAATGTGGAACAGTGCACATGTGTGGCAGGGGAAATCAAGTGTGAAAGAGTCCGCTACACAA TGTGCCGTTCAAACCCTTGTCAGAATGACGGAACGTGTCGACTGATCACAGCCACCGGCAAGGAAGTGTGCAACTGCAGACGTGCCTACAGCGGACCGTACTGTAGCTTGG AGCCGGAGACAGAGTGCTATAACAGCAGGGACACAGGTTACCGAGGGGTGGTGGGCATCACGGTGTCCGGCGCCCGGTGTCTGCCGTGGAACTCAGACCTGCTGTATGACGAGCTCCATGTGGGCACGGTGGTTGCTTCACCCCTCAGGGGCCTCGGGGAACATGCCTactgcag AAACCCAGATGGGGACAAGATGCCATGGTGCTACACACTAAATGACGGCGCCATCTCCTGGGAGTACTGTGACGTCCCCTCCtgtgtgatgtctgtgt CTTCTTCTCGGAGGATTGTCCCTTTGAATGTCCTGCCCGACATTAAAAAACCCAACCCCTCCAAGCCAGCCAAAAAGCCTGTGTGTGGGCAAAAGCACAAGAAGAGGTTATCAATAGCTAGGGGGCGGATAATGGGCGGAAACTCAGCACTGCCAGGTACTCACCCCTGGATGGCAGCCATTTACATCGGACAGTCAGACTTCTGCGCCGGCAGCCTGATCGCCTCTTGCTGGGTCGTCTCTGCGGCTCACTGCTTCTTCCGCAA CCCCCTGAAGTCCCAGCTTCGTGTGGTGCTCGGCCAGCATGGTTTCAACGTCACCGGCCCCAACACCAGGACATTCGGAGTGGAGGACTACATCTTTCCAAAACAGTTCTCAGTGTTTAATCCAACACTACATGACATTG TGCTGATCAAGCTGAAGAAGGAGGACGGGCGGTGTGTGAAGAGAACCCCGTTCATCAGTCCCATCTGTCTTCCAGACACAAGCATGACGTTCCCCGATAACTACTGCTGTGCTATTAGCGGCTGGGGACACATGCATGAGA AGGCAAAGGATTACTCTAGTCTGCAGGAGGCTGGAGTGAGACTGATTCCTCAAGACACTTGCAGGAAGCCAGAAGTTTATGGCAACCATGTCACTGCTGACATGTTTTGCGCGGGGCTCAACGGCTGTGTCGACGCCTGCCAG GGCGACTCTGGGGGCCCTCTGGCTTGTGCGAGGAATGATGTCAGCTTCCTGTATGGGATCATCAGCTGGGGAGAGGGCTGCGGCCGCTCTGGAAAACCCGGTGTTTACACTAAAGTGGTGAACTATATCAATTGGATCAATTCAGTGATCAAACGCAAACCCAAGGCTTCGTGA